From the genome of Sander lucioperca isolate FBNREF2018 chromosome 1, SLUC_FBN_1.2, whole genome shotgun sequence, one region includes:
- the LOC116052459 gene encoding protocadherin beta-16-like produces the protein MVQETTSDRTMRRQVLLFLSVLCLSDVLGQVSYSIPEEMAKGSVVGNIAHDLGLDLKRLKSGKARVYTGGSVEYIGLNKERGVLLIQERIDREALCGETTPCALHFQLILENPMELFRVTVEITDINDNSPSFTNAEKRFEISESAVIGSKFVLEKAIDSDIGMNGLQRYSLSPTNNFVLKPGNQAGGSKKVEMVLQKPLDREKQEHISLLLTAVDGGEPQMSGTMQIFVNVLDANDNAPTFAKPLYRAKILEHSPKGTSVTTVSASDKDIGSYGEVSYLISTSERLLSELFKINSKTGDIFLIGEIDYEKAKMYEMDIEVVDSGGLSDSTKVIVDVIDINDNNPHINIVSKSESILEDSPPNTVIAMLSVNDPDSETSGQVECNIDSSIPFKIQTTLNGFYTLVTEVNLDREIASQYNITITCSDEGVPSLSSSVTLTLQISDVNDNAPVFERSSYEAYIVENNTPGLSVFTVKARDADWNHNARVSYILEDSSVNGVPVSSYVSVSADSGVIHAVRSFDYEQIKDFHFRVKAQDGGSPPLSSNVTVKILIQDQNDNPPQVLYPVQTGGSLVAEMVPRSADVGYLVTKVVAVDVDSGQNAWLSYKLQKATDRALFEVGLQNGEIRTIRQVTDKDAVKQRLTVIVEDNGQPSRSATVIVNVAVADSFPEVLSEFTDFTHDKEYNDNLTFYLVLSLAVVSFLFFTCLVVIISVKIYRWRQSRILYHSNLPVIPYYPPRYSDTLGTGTLQHVYNYEVCRTTDSRKSDCKFGRAGSQNVLIMDPSSTGTMQRIQSEKNILDEPDSPLEVRKL, from the coding sequence ATGGTGCAGGAAACGACCTCAGACAGAACAATGAGACGGCAAGTACTGTTGTTTCTCTCGGTGCTATGTCTTAGCGACGTGCTCGGGCAGGTCAGCTATTCTATTCCCGAAGAAATGGCGAAAGGCTCTGTCGTTGGTAACATAGCGCATGATTTAGGTTTAGATCTTAAAAGGCTGAAATCAGGCAAAGCTCGTGTCTATACAGGAGGCAGCGTAGAATACATCGGGCTGAATAAAGAAAGGGGAGTCCTCCTTATCCAAGAGAGGATAGACAGAGAGGCTTTATGTGGAGAGACGACGCCTTGTGCTTTACATTTCCAGTTAATTCTGGAAAACCCAATGGAACTGTTTCGTGTAACAGTGGAGATCACCGACATAAACGATAATAGCCCCAGTTTTACTAATGCAGAAAAACGCTTTGAAATCAGCGAGTCCGCTGTGATAGGATCGAAATTTGTATTAGAGAAAGCTATTGATTCTGACATTGGGATGAATGGATTACAGCGATATTCACTTAGTCCCACTAATAACTTTGTATTAAAACCTGGAAATCAGGCAGGCGGAAGTAAAAAGGTAGAGATGGTTCTACAGAAGCCTCTAGATCGAGAAAAGCAAGAACACATCTCACTGTTGTTAACTGCTGTAGACGGAGGGGAGCCGCAGATGTCAGGGACTATGCAGATATTTGTCAATGTATTAGATGCGAATGACAACGCACCTACATTCGCTAAACCGCTGTATAGAGCAAAAATACTAGAACATTCTCCCAAAGGCACTAGCGTAACGACTGTAAGTGCATCTGATAAAGACATCGGCTCTTACGGAGAAGTATCATATCTGATATCCACCAGCGAACGTCTTTTATCTGAACTGTTTAAGATTAATTCGAAAACCGGAGACATTTTCCTAATCGGTGAAATAGATTATGAAAAGGCGAAAATGTATGAAATGGATATTGAAGTTGTAGACAGCGGGGGACTCTCTGATTCCACTAAAGTAATAGTTGATGTTATTGATATAAATGACAATAATCCTCACATAAATATTGTTTCTAAATCAGAGTCCATATTAGAGGATTCACCTCCAAACACTGTTATAGCTATGTTAAGTGTGAATGATCCAGATTCAGAGACTAGTGGACAGGTAGAGTGTAATATAGACAGTAGCATTCCCTTCAAAATACAAACTACATTAAATGGATTTTATACTTTAGTTACAGAGGTCAATTTAGACAGAGAGATCGCTTCTCAATACAATATAACTATTACCTGCTCTGATGAGGGAGTACCCTCCCTCTCCAGCAGCGTCACTCTCACCTTACAGATCTCTGATGTGAATGATAACGCGCCTGTCTTTGAGAGGAGCTCATATGAGGCCTACATTGTAGAAAACAACACACCAGGTCTCTCTGTATTCACAGTGAAAGCCAGAGACGCTGACTGGAACCATAATGCCCGTGTTTCTTACATACTGGAGGACTCCTCTGTTAACGGAGTGCCAGTCTCCTCATATGTGTCCGTTAGTGCTGATAGTGGAGTCATCCATGCAGTGCGCTCTTTTGACTACGAGCAGATCAAAGACTTCCACTTCCGCGTCAAAGCGCAGGATGGAGGCTCTCCTCCACTCAGTAGCAAtgtgactgtgaaaatactgatCCAGGACCAGAACGACAACCCTCCTCAGGTTCTGTACCCAGTCCAGACTGGTGGCTCTCTGGTGGCTGAAATGGTGCCTCGTTCAGCAGATGTGGGCTATCTGGTCACTAAAGTGGTGGCTGTTGATGTGGACTCTGGACAGAATGCCTGGCTCTCCTATAAACTGCAGAAAGCCACAGACAGGGCGCTGTTTGAAGTGGGCTTACAGAATGGAGAAATAAGAACTATCCGCCAAGTCACTGATAAAgatgctgtgaaacaaagacTGACTGTTATAGTGGAGGACAACGGGCAGCCCTCTCGTTCAGCTACAGTCATTGTTAACGTGGCGGTGGCGGACAGCTTCCCTGAAGTGCTGTCTGAGTTCACTGACTTTACACACGACAAGGAGTACAATGACAACCTGACTTTTTACTTAGTGTTGTCTTTGGCTGtagtttccttcctcttcttcacGTGTTTAGTGGTTATTATATCAGTGAAAATCTACAGATGGAGACAGTCTCGCATCCTGTATCACTCCAATCTCCCAGTGATTCCATATTATCCACCACGTTACTCAGACACTTTGGGGACAGGGACTCTCCAACACGTGTACAATTACGAGGTGTGCAGGACGACTGACTCCAGAAAGAGTGACTGTAAGTTCGGCAGAGCTGGTAGTCAGAACGTGCTGATAATGGACCCCAGTTCTACAGGGACGATGCAGCGGATACAGAGTGAAAAGAACATCCTGGATGAACCAGACTCTCCTCTAGAGGTTAGAAAACTGTAA
- the LOC116052467 gene encoding protocadherin beta-16-like — protein MKGQALLFICLLSLGSVMGQASYTIPEEMAKGSLVGNIAQDLGLETKRLASGKARLYTRDIDEYIELNRDRGVLLVKERIDREVLCRQTTPCALHFQIILENPMEFYSVTVRITDINDNAPTFEDREIQFKISESAITGAKFVLERAVDLDVGINSVHSYELRPTDNFALKLHNNADGNKNVEMVLQKPLDRENQEQISLVLTAVDGGEPQMSGTMLIVITVLDVNDNAPVFTQLTYKATVTENSPKGTIVTTVTASDADQGSNGKITYSITNTLENVRKVFKINRDTGEVTLIGNIDFEDSQNFQINVRASDDGGLTDSCKLIVDLQDVNDNKPEINIMSKSTVISEDAKLNTVVTMINIEDKDSGENGKVRCFINENVPFILKSSTNNFYSLVTDSELDRERASEYNITVTCSDEGVPSLSSSVTLTLQISDVNDNAPVFERSSYEAYIVENNTPGLSIFTVKARDADWNQNARVSYILEDSSVNGVPVSSYVSVSADSGVIHAVRSFDYEQIKDFHFRVKAQDGGSPPLSSNVTVKILIQDQNDNPPQVLYPVQTGGSLVAEMVPRSADVGYLVTKVVAVDVDSGQNAWLSYKLQKATDRALFEVGLQNGEIRTIRQVTDKDAVKQRLTVIVEDNGQPSRSATVIVNVAVADSFPEVLSEFTDFTHDKEYNDNLTFYLVLALAVVSFLFITCLVVIISVKIYRWRQSRILYHSNLPVIPYYPPRYSDTLGTGTLQHVYNYEVCRTTDSRKSDCKFGRAGSQNVLIMDPSSTGTMQRKQSEKSILDEPDSPLEVRKL, from the coding sequence ATGAAAGGACAAGCGCTGTTGTTCATCTGTCTCCTTTCGCTCGGCTCGGTAATGGGGCAGGCCAGCTACACAATACCGGAGGAAATGGCGAAAGGCTCTTTAGTGGGTAATATAGCACAAGATTTAGGTTTAGAAACCAAACGTTTGGCTTCTGGCAAAGCTCGACTCTATACCCGAGACATCGATGAGTACATCGAGCtgaacagagacagaggagtcCTTCTTGTTAAAGAGAGAATCGACAGAGAGGTGCTCTGCAGACAGACGACGCCTTGTGCTTTACACTTTCAGATTATTTTGGAAAATCCTATGGAATTTTACAGTGTTACAGTCCGGATCACAGATATCAATGATAATGCTCCAACCTTTGAAGACAGGGAAATCCAATTCAAAATAAGTGAGTCAGCGATCACCGGGGCAAAATTTGTGCTAGAAAGGGCTGTGGATCTTGATGTTGGAATTAATAGTGTTCATAGTTATGAATTAAGGCCAACCGATAATTTTGCTTTGAAACTGCACAATAACGCTGATGGAAATAAAAACGTTGAGATGGTGCTTCAGAAGCCTCTAGACAGAGAGAATCAGGAGCAGATATCTCTTGTGTTAACGGCTGTAGATGGAGGAGAGCCGCAGATGTCAGGAACAATGCTGATTGTCATTACAGTTTTAGACGTCAATGATAACGCCCCCGTTTTTACACAGCTAACATACAAGGCTACAGTTACTGAGAACTCACCTAAAGGCACAATTGTTACCACTGTTACAGCCTCAGATGCAGATCAGGGCTCTAACGGTAAAATAACTTATTCAATCACAAATACGTTAGAAAATGTCAGGAaagtatttaaaataaacagGGATACTGGTGAGGTTACTTTAATTGGAAATATTGACTTTGAAGACTCGcaaaattttcaaataaatgtaCGTGCTAGTGACGATGGAGGACTCACAGACTCTTGTAAATTGATTGTTGATTTACAAGATGTAAACGACAACAAGCCTGAAATCAACATAATGTCAAAGTCAACTGTTATATCAGAGGATGCCAAACTCAATACAGTTGTTACAATGATAAATATTGAGGACAAGGACTCAGGAGAAAACGGAAAAGTGCGATGTTTTATTAACGAAAATGTACCCTTCATTTTAAAATCATCAACCAATAATTTCTATAGTTTAGTGACAGACAGTGaattagacagagagagagcctcTGAGTATAATATAACTGTGACCTGCTCTGATGAGGGAGTACCCTCCCTCTCCAGCAGCGTCACTCTCACCTTACAGATCTCTGATGTGAATGATAACGCGCCTGTCTTTGAGAGGAGCTCATATGAGGCCTACATTGTAGAAAACAACACACCAGGTCTCTCTATATTCACAGTGAAAGCCAGAGACGCTGACTGGAACCAGAATGCCCGTGTTTCTTACATACTGGAGGACTCCTCTGTTAACGGAGTGCCAGTCTCCTCATATGTGTCCGTTAGTGCTGATAGTGGAGTCATCCATGCAGTGCGCTCTTTTGACTACGAGCAGATCAAAGACTTCCACTTCCGCGTGAAAGCGCAGGATGGAGGTTCTCCTCCACTCAGTAGCAAtgtgactgtgaaaatactgatCCAGGACCAGAACGACAACCCTCCTCAGGTTCTGTACCCAGTCCAGACTGGAGGCTCTCTGGTGGCTGAAATGGTGCCTCGTTCAGCAGATGTGGGCTATCTGGTCACTAAAGTGGTGGCTGTTGATGTGGACTCTGGACAGAATGCCTGGCTCTCCTATAAACTACAGAAAGCCACAGACAGGGCGCTGTTTGAAGTGGGCTTACAGAATGGAGAAATAAGAACTATCCGCCAAGTCACTGATAAAgatgctgtgaaacaaagacTGACTGTTATAGTGGAGGACAACGGGCAGCCCTCTCGTTCAGCTACAGTCATTGTTAACGTGGCGGTGGCGGACAGCTTCCCTGAAGTGCTGTCTGAGTTCACTGACTTTACACATGACAAGGAGTACAATGACAACCTGACTTTTTACTTAGTGTTGGCTTTGGCTGtagtttccttcctcttcatcacgtGTTTAGTGGTTATTATATCAGTGAAAATCTACAGATGGAGACAGTCTCGCATTCTGTATCACTCCAATCTCCCTGTGATTCCATATTATCCACCACGTTACTCAGACACTTTGGGGACAGGGACTCTCCAACACGTGTACAATTACGAGGTGTGCAGGACGACTGACTCCAGAAAGAGTGACTGTAAGTTCGGCAGAGCTGGTAGTCAGAACGTGCTGATAATGGACCCCAGTTCTACAGGGACGATGCAGCGgaaacagagtgaaaagagCATCCTGGATGAACCAGACTCTCCTCTAGAGGTTAGAAAACTGTAA
- the LOC118495418 gene encoding protocadherin gamma-A2-like, with protein sequence MDRTMARQVLLFISIFSLGSVLGQVSYSIPEEMAKGSVVGNIARDLGLDVKRLKSGKARIFTGDSAEYIELNRERGVLLVKERIDRESLCGQTTPCALHLQIILENPMELFRITVEITDINDNSPSFKNDEKRFEISESAVTGSKFVLERAVDADIGVNGLKNYSLKSTDNFMLKIQTHADVIKKVEMILNKPLDREKEEQISLLLTAVDGGDPQMSGTVKIYVTVLDANDNAPVFMQSVYKAAIAENSQKGTTVTTVSASDADKGTNGEVYYSVSSTMDSVSDIFTINENGDVILVGEVDFEKAKYYQIDIEAQDSGGLSDSSKIIVDVIDINDNKPVISILSKSDSIPEDSSQNTVIVMFSVLDPDSSNNGQVNCRINGNIPFTITTSSNDFYSLVTDSELDRERASKYNITVTCSDEGVPSLSSSVTLTLQISDVNDNAPVFERSSYEAYIVENNTPGLSVFTVKARDADWNQNARVSYILEDSSVNGVPVSSYVSVSADSGVIHAVRSFDYEQIKDFQFRVKAQDGGSPPLSSNVTVKILIQDQNDNPPQVLYPVQTGGSLVAEMVPRSADVGYLVTKVVAVDVDSGQNAWLSYKLQKATDRALFEVGLQNGEIRTIRQVTDKDAVKQRLTVIVEDNGQPSRSATVIVNVAVADSFPEVLSEFTDFTHDKEYNDNLTFYLVLALAVVSFLFITCLVVIISVKIYRWRQSRILYHSNLPVIPYYPPRYSDTLGTGTLQHVYNYEVCRTTDSRKSDCKFGRAGSQNVLIMDPSSTGTMQRIQSEKNILDEPDSPLEVSSIM encoded by the coding sequence ATGGATAGAACAATGGCACGGCAAGTACTGCTTTTCATCTCAATCTTCTCTCTTGGATCAGTTCTCGGTCAAGTCAGCTACTCTATTCCGGAGGAAATGGCAAAGGGCTCTGTAGTGGGCAACATAGCACGGGATTTAggattggatgtgaaaagactaaagtcagGTAAAGCCCGTATATTTACGGGCGACAGTGCAGAATACATTGAGCTAAATAGAGAACGGGGAGTCCTCCTCGTTAAAGAGAGAATCGACAGAGAGTCGCTCTGCGGACAGACGACGCCTTGTGCTTTACATTTGCAGATTATTCTAGAAAATCCAATGGAGCTTTTTCGAATAACAGTAGAGATTACCGACATCAACGACAACAGTCCCAGTTTTAAAAATGACGagaaacgttttgaaattagcgaATCCGCAGTTACAGGATCTAAATTTGTGTTAGAAAGGGCAGTTGATGCAGACATTGGCGTAAATGGCCTGAAAAATTACAGCTTGAAATCTACAGATAATTTTATGCTGAAAATACAAACGCATGCAGATGTAATTAAAAAGGTCGAAATGATCTTGAACAAGCCGTTAGATCGAGAGAAAGAGGAACAAATATCGTTGTTGTTAACAGCTGTAGATGGAGGAGATCCTCAGATGTCTGGTACAGTAAAGATTTATGTGACCGTGCTCGATGCAAACGACAATGCTCCTGTTTTTATGCAGTCGGTTTACAAGGCAGCCATCGCCGAAAATTCTCAGAAAGGAACAACTGTGACAACAGTGAGTGCTTCGGATGCAGATAAAGGGACAAACGGGGAAGTTTATTATTCAGTGTCGTCCACCATGGATAGTGTGTCTGATATATTTACAATAAATGAAAACGGTGACGTAATATTAGTTGGTGAAGTTGACTTTGAAAAAGCCAAGTATTACCAAATTGATATCGAAGCTCAAGACAGCGGTGGTCTTTCTGATTCCAGTAAAATTATTGTTGATGTTATTGATATTAATGATAATAAGCCTGTAATCAGTATACTTTCCAAATCTGACTCAATCCCAGAAGATTCTTCCCAAAATACAGTTATAGTTATGTTTAGTGTTCTTGACCCAGATTCAAGTAACAATGGTCAAGTGAACTGTCGAATAAATGGCAACATACCATTCACTATTACCACTTCTTCTAATGATTTCTATAGTTTAGTGACAGACAGTGaattagacagagagagagcctcTAAGTATAATATAACTGTGACCTGCTCTGATGAGGGAGTGCCCTCCCTCTCCAGCAGCGTCACTCTCACCTTACAGATCTCTGATGTGAATGATAACGCGCCTGTCTTTGAGAGGAGCTCATATGAGGCCTACATTGTAGAAAACAACACACCAGGTCTCTCTGTATTCACAGTGAAAGCCAGAGACGCTGACTGGAACCAGAATGCCCGTGTTTCTTACATACTGGAGGACTCCTCTGTTAACGGAGTGCCAGTCTCCTCATATGTGTCCGTTAGTGCTGATAGTGGAGTCATCCATGCAGTGCGCTCTTTTGACTACGAACAGATCAAAGATTTCCAATTCCGCGTCAAAGCGCAGGATGGAGGCTCTCCTCCACTCAGTAGCAAtgtgactgtgaaaatactgatCCAGGACCAGAACGACAACCCTCCTCAGGTTCTGTACCCAGTCCAGACTGGTGGCTCTCTGGTGGCTGAAATGGTGCCTCGTTCAGCAGATGTGGGCTATCTGGTCACTAAAGTGGTGGCTGTTGATGTGGACTCTGGACAGAATGCCTGGCTCTCCTATAAACTGCAGAAAGCCACAGACAGGGCGCTGTTTGAAGTGGGCTTACAGAATGGAGAAATAAGAACTATCCGCCAAGTCACTGATAAAgatgctgtgaaacaaagacTGACTGTTATAGTGGAGGACAACGGGCAGCCCTCTCGTTCAGCTACAGTCATTGTTAACGTGGCGGTGGCGGACAGCTTCCCTGAAGTGCTGTCTGAGTTCACTGACTTTACACACGACAAGGAGTACAATGACAATCTGACTTTTTACTTAGTGTTGGCTTTGGCTGtagtttccttcctcttcatcacgtGTTTAGTGGTTATTATATCAGTGAAAATCTACAGATGGAGACAGTCTCGCATCCTGTATCACTCCAATCTCCCTGTGATTCCATATTATCCACCACGTTACTCAGACACTTTGGGGACAGGGACTCTCCAACACGTGTACAATTACGAGGTGTGCAGGACGACTGACTCCAGAAAGAGTGACTGTAAGTTCGGCAGAGCTGGTAGTCAGAACGTGCTGATAATGGACCCCAGTTCTACAGGGACGATGCAGCGGATACAGAGTGAAAAGAACATCCTGGATGAACCAGACTCTCCTCTAGAGGTCAGTTCAATCATGTAG